A genomic region of Phocoena sinus isolate mPhoSin1 chromosome 18, mPhoSin1.pri, whole genome shotgun sequence contains the following coding sequences:
- the WASF3 gene encoding wiskott-Aldrich syndrome protein family member 3 isoform X1 — MPLVKRNIEPRHLCRGALPEGIPSELECVTNSTLAAIIRQLSSLSKHAEDIFGELFNEANNFYIRANSLQDRIDRLAVKVTQLDSTVEEVSLQDINMKKAFKSSTVQDQQVVSKSSIPNPVADIYNQSDKPPPLSILTPYRDDKKDGLKFYTDPSYFFDLWKEKMLQDTEDKRKEKRRQKEQKRIDGTTREVKKVRKARNRRQEWNMMAYDKELRPDTRLSQSVHHGASSEGSLSPDTRSHASDVTDYSYPATPNHSLHPQPGTPSHGAGDAPPRGPAAQAPEHEFRPPSASARHLALNRPQKPPPPPPQAAEASQAPAPLAPADYGMLPAQIMEYYNPSGPPPPPPPPMIPSAQTAFVSPLQMPTQPPFPASAGPSYAGPTHPPSGGLVVTAPPPPGPPPPPPGPPGAGSSLSPSPMHGPPGAEAKRPEAAQPPVSDARSDLLAAIRMGIQLKKVQELQEQEAKREPVGNDVATILSRRIAVEYSDSDDDSELDENDWSD, encoded by the exons GCAAACACGCTGAAGACATATTTGGTGAGTTGTTTAATGAGGCCAACAACTTCTACATCCGAGCAAATTCTCTTCAAGACAGAATCGATCGCCTTGCTGTCAAAGTCACCCAGCTGGACTcaacagtggaagagg TGTCACTACAGGATATCAACATGAAAAAGGCTTTCAAAAGTTCCACagtccaagaccagcaggtagtcTCTAAGAGCAGCATTCCTAATCCTGTTGCCGACATCTACAACCAGAGCGACAAACCGCCTCCTCTGAGCATCCTTACACCGTACAG AGATGATAAAAAGGACGGGCTGAAGTTCTATACTGATCCTTCCTATTTCTTTGACCTCTGGAAAGAAAAAATGCTACAGGACAcagaagacaaaaggaaagagaaaagacgTCAAAAG GAGCAAAAGCGTATAGATGGCACAACCCGGGAGGTGAAAAAGGTTAGAAAAGCGAGAAACAGGCGCCAGGAATGGAACATGATGGCGTATGACAAAGAGCTTAGACCCGACACCAGGCTGTCGCAGAGCGTACACCACGGAGCGTCTTCCGAGGGATCCCTGTCCCCAGACACtag GTCCCACGCGTCGGACGTCACGGATTACTCGTATCCTGCCACCCCCAACCATTCTCTGCACCCGCAGCCCGGGACGCCTTCCCACGGAGCCGGTGACGCACCGCCACGCGGGCCGGCAGCCCAGGCCCCCGAGCACGAGTTCCGGCCCCCGTCGGCCTCGGCCAGGCACCTGGCCCTGAACCGGCCCCAGAAGCCGCCTCCGCCCCCGCCGCAGGCCGCAGAGGCGTCGCAGGCCCCCGCGCCCCTGGCTCCCGCCGACTACGG GATGCTCCCGGCACAGATCATGGAGTATTACAACCCCTCAGgacccccgccgccgccgcccccgcccatGATCCCTTCCGCACAGACTGCCTTCGTCAGCCCCCTCCAGATGCCCACGCAGCCCCCCTTCCCAGCGTCCGCCGGCCCCTCCTACGCGGGTCCTACCCACCCTCCCTCCGGTGGGCTGGTGGTCACGGCCCCGCCCCCCCCGggccccccgccgccgccgccgggcccTCCAGGTGCCGGCTCTTCGCTCTCCCCCTCCCCGATGCACGGCCCGCCTGGAGCCGAGGCAAAGAGGCCGGAGGCTGCGCAGCCACCCGTGAGCGACGCCCGGAGCGACCTCCTCGCTGCCATTCGGATGG GAATCCAGCTGAAGAAGGTGCAAGAACTGCAGGAGCAGGAAGCCAAGCGCGAGCCCGTGGGCAACGACGTGGCCACCATCCTGTCCCGCCGCATCGCCGTCGAGTACAGCGACTCGGACGATGACTCGGAGCTGGACGAGAACGACTGGTCCGACTGA
- the WASF3 gene encoding wiskott-Aldrich syndrome protein family member 3 isoform X2, producing the protein MPLVKRNIEPRHLCRGALPEGIPSELECVTNSTLAAIIRQLSSLSKHAEDIFGELFNEANNFYIRANSLQDRIDRLAVKVTQLDSTVEEVSLQDINMKKAFKSSTVQDQQVVSKSSIPNPVADIYNQSDKPPPLSILTPYRDDKKDGLKFYTDPSYFFDLWKEKMLQDTEDKRKEKRRQKRERHKLNPNRNQQVSVRKVRTRREEWERRKMGIEFMSDARKLQQAGSSGDDRTPRGSHASDVTDYSYPATPNHSLHPQPGTPSHGAGDAPPRGPAAQAPEHEFRPPSASARHLALNRPQKPPPPPPQAAEASQAPAPLAPADYGMLPAQIMEYYNPSGPPPPPPPPMIPSAQTAFVSPLQMPTQPPFPASAGPSYAGPTHPPSGGLVVTAPPPPGPPPPPPGPPGAGSSLSPSPMHGPPGAEAKRPEAAQPPVSDARSDLLAAIRMGIQLKKVQELQEQEAKREPVGNDVATILSRRIAVEYSDSDDDSELDENDWSD; encoded by the exons GCAAACACGCTGAAGACATATTTGGTGAGTTGTTTAATGAGGCCAACAACTTCTACATCCGAGCAAATTCTCTTCAAGACAGAATCGATCGCCTTGCTGTCAAAGTCACCCAGCTGGACTcaacagtggaagagg TGTCACTACAGGATATCAACATGAAAAAGGCTTTCAAAAGTTCCACagtccaagaccagcaggtagtcTCTAAGAGCAGCATTCCTAATCCTGTTGCCGACATCTACAACCAGAGCGACAAACCGCCTCCTCTGAGCATCCTTACACCGTACAG AGATGATAAAAAGGACGGGCTGAAGTTCTATACTGATCCTTCCTATTTCTTTGACCTCTGGAAAGAAAAAATGCTACAGGACAcagaagacaaaaggaaagagaaaagacgTCAAAAG AGGGAGAGACACAAGCTGAATCCTAACAGAAACCAGCAAGTAAGTGTGAGAAAAGTAAGAACGAGAAGAGAagagtgggagagaaggaagatgggCATTGAGTTTATGAGTGACGCCAGGAAACTGCAGCAGGCAGGGAGCTCGGGAGACGACAGGACGCCCAGAGG GTCCCACGCGTCGGACGTCACGGATTACTCGTATCCTGCCACCCCCAACCATTCTCTGCACCCGCAGCCCGGGACGCCTTCCCACGGAGCCGGTGACGCACCGCCACGCGGGCCGGCAGCCCAGGCCCCCGAGCACGAGTTCCGGCCCCCGTCGGCCTCGGCCAGGCACCTGGCCCTGAACCGGCCCCAGAAGCCGCCTCCGCCCCCGCCGCAGGCCGCAGAGGCGTCGCAGGCCCCCGCGCCCCTGGCTCCCGCCGACTACGG GATGCTCCCGGCACAGATCATGGAGTATTACAACCCCTCAGgacccccgccgccgccgcccccgcccatGATCCCTTCCGCACAGACTGCCTTCGTCAGCCCCCTCCAGATGCCCACGCAGCCCCCCTTCCCAGCGTCCGCCGGCCCCTCCTACGCGGGTCCTACCCACCCTCCCTCCGGTGGGCTGGTGGTCACGGCCCCGCCCCCCCCGggccccccgccgccgccgccgggcccTCCAGGTGCCGGCTCTTCGCTCTCCCCCTCCCCGATGCACGGCCCGCCTGGAGCCGAGGCAAAGAGGCCGGAGGCTGCGCAGCCACCCGTGAGCGACGCCCGGAGCGACCTCCTCGCTGCCATTCGGATGG GAATCCAGCTGAAGAAGGTGCAAGAACTGCAGGAGCAGGAAGCCAAGCGCGAGCCCGTGGGCAACGACGTGGCCACCATCCTGTCCCGCCGCATCGCCGTCGAGTACAGCGACTCGGACGATGACTCGGAGCTGGACGAGAACGACTGGTCCGACTGA